Part of the Acidobacteriota bacterium genome, GGGAGTCGGCGCCTTCTACGATGCCGACTCATTCGGTGACAGCACCGACGAGGATCGCGTCAACGTCACCGGCCGAATCGGCTTCCGTCCCTTCTACCAGGACAAAGGCGCCCGGATGCTGCACCTGGGCGTCGCGGCGACGGTCAAAGACACCGAATCGACGCTGCGTTTTCGCTCCCGGCCGGAGGCTCACCTCTCGGATCGTTTCGTCAACACCGGCAACTTCGCCGCCGACGGCGCCACCCTTCTCGGTGGCGAGCTGGCCGGCGTCTTCGGTCCTTTCTGGTTCTCCGGCGAGTACATGCAGGCCGACGCCGACGCCCCGGCGGTCGGAGATCCGACCTTCGACGGCTACTACGTCCAGGCGGGCTATTACCTGACCGGCGAGCACCGCCGCTTCAAGCCTTCCGGCGGCGCCTTCGACCGGCAGAAGCCGAAGAACATCTTCGGCAAGGACAGCGGCGTGGGGGCCTGGGAGATCGCGGCTCGCATCTCCTCCCTCGACCTCAACGATGGCGCCGTCACGGGCGGTGAGATCGACAACTACAGCCTGGCCCTCAACTGGTACCTCAACCCGGCGACTCGCATGATGATCAACTACGTCCATGCCGACGTCGACACCGTCGGCGAGGCGGATTTCATCCTCCTGCGCTGGTCGTTGGACTTCTAGTCGGACGGTTCACGCCGGGCCCCGGCTCGGCACCTGGTTTCGGTGGGCCGCCGACCGGCATTCTCGGCGACTCATTCAGTAGCAGCAGGAATCGAAGGCCGGCGGTGGGGGCGTCCCCGGACGACCTGGCCGCCGGCCTTTTTCGTCGATAGAGTCGGCCCTCGACTGGTTCGCCCTTCCTGGAGGATTCCCCATGCGCCCGAGAAAACCCTTGCGTTCAGCCCTTTGGCTGCTGACTCTGTCCTTCCTCGCAGCCGTCCAGCTTCACGCCCAGTCGCCGTCCCCCTACGACGAGGTTCTGCGGCTCCTCGAAGGCGATCTCTCGGAGTCGGTCATCCTCGCCTGGCTCGACGGCCGCGAGGAGCCGCTGCCGCGGCCGACGGCGGACCAGCTCCTCGCCCTCAAAGCAGCCGGCGCATCGGACGATCTTCTCGGCGCCCTCCTGGCGGCGACCACCACGGCGTCCGACGACGAGGCCGGCGGCACTGAATCGAAGCCGGCCCCACGACCCTCCGCCGTCGAGACACCGACCCCAACGGCGACCCCGGCACCGGCGAGCCCGACCGAGCCTTCCGACGATCGCGACGGGGAGCACCCGGAAGTCGAATTTCAACTGTCCTACCGCCTCGATACGGGCGACGACACGGACACTTGGAATCTCTACATCTATCTCGACGGCAAGCCCCTGTCCTACGTCCCCCTATCGACCCTGCTGTCGGGTCGCGAGCCCCTCCGGTTTCGCCAGCGTTTGGCTCCCGGCCGCCACCTCTTGAGGGTCGCCCTCGAACGTCACGACGGCGACGATGGAGAGCGCCGCCACCGCGCCCGGTTCGCTCCCCAACCGCTGCTCTTCAATCTGCAGCCGGGCATTCCAGCCAGCATCGAGGTGACCTTCCGGGAGAACGCCTTGACCTCCGGCAAACCCCTCTCCTGGAGCTTCCAGCAAGGCAGCCAGGTGGACGAGCGCCGCGGCGTCGGCGGTGATCCGGAGCGCTGGCCCTACCTCTGCGGCGAGACCGAGAGCCGCCGCGACCAAGATTCCTGCCGCTCCTGGGAGCAGCTCTGGCGCGACCTCGACCCGCAGTTCGAGAAAACCACCCGCCAGGATGTCCTCCGCGCCCTCGAGATCTTCGACTTTCGCCCGGTACCGCGAGACAGCTGAATCTGATTCCCGCAGCGGCGCGTGGCGACGCCTCCCAGGCTGTCGCAGCTTCGTCACACCCGCGTCGCCAAAGGAACCGACTCAGAAACCTAGAGTCAGTCGGTCCTCTAGCCCGGCCTTCTCACCAAGTCTGCCGGTGAAGAAGTCGGGCTAGCCCGAGACGGGCTGCTTTTCCCGTCTCCCTAAGCAGCGGATCGTGATTCCCAAGGAGAGTCCTGCCTGGCCTTCTCAACCCTCCGAGACGCCAGCCAGCGGAAGTCCACCAATGCTCGATGTCGCGACGGGCTGACCAGGCCAGGCGGACTCTCGATTTTCTTGAGTCAATGATTTCGGCCGCGAGAGCGGCGGAGGAACGGCGACCATGGAGCGCCACCTAGACCAACAACTCGAAGAAATCCGCCAGAACCTCCTCCGCATGGGTGGTCTCATCGAGCAGATGATCGACAAGGCCAACCGGGCTTTGGTCGAACGCGACGAGGCGCTCATCGCCGACGTCATCACGACCGACCAGGAAGTCGATCAGATCGAAATGGACCTCGACGAGGCCTGCCTTGCGACCATGGCGCGCAATCAGCCGACCGCCGTCGACCTGCGCTTTCTGGTGGCGGTGATCAAGATCACCAACGATCTCGAGCGGGTCGGCGACTCGGCGGTGAACATCGTCCAGTCGGCGCGCCGCCTCAACGAAGAGCCTCCCTTGAAGCCCTACATCGATCTGCCGCGCATGTCCGAGATGACCCAGCGCATGATCCGCGAGAGCCTCGACGCCTTCAGCACCCGCAACACCGAGCTGGCGGTCAAGGTGTGCCAGGACGACGACGCCATCGACGCCGTTTACCGGCAGCTCTTCCGCGAGTTGCTGACCTTCATGATCGAGGATCCGAAGACGGTCAGCCGCTGCCTCCATCTGCTGCTGATCGCGCGCAATCTCGAGCGCATCGCCGATCACGCCACCAACATCGCCGAAAACGTCATCTACTACGTCGAGGGTCGCGACGTGCGCCATTCCCTCGCCAAGTCCTCGACCGGGACGGTCGGATAAGAGACACGACCGGGACGGTCGGATAAGAGACACGACCGAGACGGTCGGATAAGAGACACGACCGAGACGGTCGGATAAGAGAGGTCCCATGGCCATGCAGCAAATCATCTCCGACGGCAACGCCGAGACCCCCAGCGTTCCCCCACTGGTCGAGGACGAGCAGCAGTCGGCTACTCGCCCCGACATCGAGAGCCCGATCTTCGACGTCCGGGACCTCTCCCTCCACTACGGCGACAAACAGGCCCTCCACGAGATTTCCCTGCAGATCCCGGAAAAGCAGATCACTGCTTTCATCGGCCCCTCCGGCTGTGGCAAGTCGACCCTGCTGCGCTGCCTCAACCGCCTCAACGACCTGGTGGACATCGCCCGCATTGAGGGCCAGGTGCTGTTCGAGGGCGTCGACCTCTATTCACCGGATATCGATGTCTACCTGCTGCGCAAGCGCATCGGCATGGTGTTCCAGAAGTCGAACCCGTTCCCCAAGTCGATTTGGGAAAACGTCGCTTACGGCTGCAAGCTGCAGGGCATCTCGAAGAAGTCCGAGCTCGACGACATCGTCGAAAAGAGCCTGCGCGGCGCCGCCCTCTGGGACGAGGTCAAGGACCGCCTCGAGGACAGCGCCCTGGGTCTTTCCGGCGGCCAGCAGCAGCGCCTGTGCATCGCCCGCGCGATCGCCGTCGAGCCCGAGGTCATCCTCCTCGACGAGCCCTGCTCGGCCCTCGACCCGATCGCCACGGCCAAGGTCGAGGAGCTCATGCAGGAGCTCAAGAACGACTACACCCAGGTGATCGTGACCCACAACATGCAGCAGGCCTCGCGAGTCTCCGACTACACCGCCTTTCTCTACCTCGGCGACCTGATCGAGTACGGCCCCACGGACAAGCTGTTCGTCAAGCCTATGAAGCAGCAGACCGAGGACTACATCACCGGAAGGTTCGGTTAGGGGGGCTTTTCGAGCTCCCCTCGGCCTGGGCAGCCCCGCCCGGGCGGCCCCGCCGCACGCACATGTCGCGCGGCCTCACCCCTGGCCGGGCGCCCCTCAGCCGGGCACCCCCGGGACGAGCCTTCGGCTCGCCAGCCCTCCGTTCGTCGGGCCTCGGTCGCTTCGGTCCCCCGGTTCCTGGAGCCGGCCCTCCCAGCGCCGTCGCTCCCGCGCCTCGGCGTCGGCAGGGCAAGAGGAGTAACGACTAGAGAACGACGGGCGCCTGTGAAGTCATCTAGCGATGTTCACGGGAGACCGATCGATGAAGACTTCTTGGCCGGCGATTTTTCTTGCGGTTGCCCTGACGAGTCCCTTGCTCGCGGCACCGCCTGAATTCTGTCCGAGTGGTTCGGCAGGCGACTGGACCTGGACGGATACGTCGTCCCGGGCAGAATGCGTCTTTGTCGAGAAGGACCACGGCGCCAGTCCCTCCCGAACCTCCCAAGTCCACTTCAATTTCTATTGTCCCGGCAGGATGCGCTCGGTCGACACGATGGTCTTCGGACGCTGGATCGTCGATCAGCCGAGCGCCAGGGTGAGACACCTGTCACCCGGCACGGGAGCCCTCACCGGCGTCGTCCGGAACGACTTCGAAGACGCCGGTCTAGAGCCCGTCTTCAATGGAATCTCCCACCGGCACCACTACGACTGTGTCACCCGGTCCGGCCTCGCCGGAGTGGCGACGCACGTCAAGGTCCGCGTCCTGGGTCAGCCCTCGGACGCCGCCTCTCACATCGCCGAGAGCTGTGTCGTTCAAAAGCGATCGGGTCCGGTGCTCCGGGGCCGCTACCTCGACTTGGACTTCCGCTGCTCGAACCACTTCATCAGCGGTGAACGTCGACTCATCGCCGACGTCGCCCGACGGCTGACGAGTCGTCACATCCTCGAGGACGAGAACTTCGAGCCGGATCGCGCGTCGGTCTGCATCCTGCCGAGCACCAACATCAAGTGCGCCCCGTGCAAGACGTCGAACAACCTCATCCTACGAACCTTTGTCTCTCGCAACCGGTCGGGCGCGGACACCGAATGCGCAAAGGCCATCGACATCGTTTCGCCCTAGGCCTCGCCAAGGGAGAGCCCTACCAGCGGCGCTCGGTGCGGCGGCGCAGCCAGACGGCGAAGGCATTCATCGAGATCAGGAAGCCGAGGAGCACCAGGATCGCCGCCGAGGTGCGCTCGACGAAGGCGCGCTCGGGGATGTCCGACCACAGGAAGATCTGCACCGGCAGCACCGTCGCCGGGTCGAAGGGGCCGGACGGCAGGTCGGCGATGAAGGCCACCATGCCGATCATCAGCAGCGGCGCGGTCTCGCCGAGGGCCTGCGCCATGCCGATGATGGTGCCGGTGAGAATCCCCGGCAGGGCGAGCGGCAGCACATGGTGCTGGATGACCTGCAGGCGACTCGCGCCGAGGCCGTAGGCGGCCTCGCGGATCGACGGCGGCACCGCCTTGATCGCCGTGCGCGCCGCGATGATGATCGTCGGCAGGGTCATCAGCGACAGCACCATGCCGCCGACCAGCGGCGCCGAGCGCGGCAGGCCGAAGAAGTTGAGGAAGACCGCCAATCCGAGCAGACCGAAGACGATCGAGGGCACCGCCGCCAGGTTGTTGATGTTGACCTCGATGAGATCCGTCCAGCGGTTCTTGGGCGCCAGCTCCTCGAGATAGATGGCCGCCGCCACGCCGATCGGGAAGGACAGCACGAGGGTCACCATCAGGGTCAGGCCGGAGCCGATGACAGCGCCGAGAATGCCCGCCATCTCGGGATCCCGCGAGTCGCCACTGGTGAAGAAGCGAGTGTTGAAGCGGCGCACGATGCGCCCCTCGCTCGCGAGCTGATCGATCCAGGCGATCTGCTGGTCCGTGACCGTGCGCTCGTCCTCCGGCAGGTCACGCGAGATGTGCCCCTTGAGCAGCATGTCGACGTCGTCCGAAGCCGGCAGCCAGACGGACATTTGCTGGCCGACCAGGGAGGGGTCGGCCAGCACCCGATCGCGCAGCTCGAACTCGGCACCGCCGCTCACCAGGCCATAGAGCTGGCGGCGGGCCTGGCGCCCTTCGGGCTGGAACTGGGCCTTGATCGGCTGGCGCCAGAGAGCGACGTACTCTCCCGCCCGCAGGCTCTCCTCGCTGCCGGTGCCGAGAGGATCGAGGAGCGTCGGATCGAAGTAGAGATCGTCGAAACGCACCTCCGTTTGCAGGAAGGCGGTGTAGCCCTTGCGCAGGATGTCGCCGAAGAGCAGGATCAGGAAGAGCACCGCCGCGGCGATGGCGAGCATGCAGAGCAGCCGAAAGCGCTTCTCGGCCGCATAGCGCTTCTTCATCCGCGCCGCGATGGCGTCCGTCTGCAGCAGGGGATGGCGCAGGGTGGCGCTCGGCTCAGTCATATTGCTCCCGATATTTGCGCACCACCCGCAGGGCGATGACGTTGAGCACCAGCGTGACGATGAAGAGCAGCAGGCCGAGGGCGAAGGCGGAGAGAGTCTTGGCGCTCTCGAACTCCTGATCGCCGACCAACAGGGTGACGATCTGAACCGTCACGGTGGTCACCGCCTCGAGAGGATTGATCGTCAGGTTGGCGGCCAGACCGGCGGCCATCACCACGATCATGGTCTCGCCGATGGCGCGCGACACGGCCAGCAGCAGGCCGCCGACGATGCCCGGCAGGGCGGCCGGGAAGACCACTCGGCGAATGGTCTCGTTCTGGGTAGCGCCGAGGCCGTAAGAGGCCTCGCGCAGGCCGCGAGGAACGGCCGTGATGACGTCGTCCGAAAGGGATGAGACGAAGGGAATGATCATCACGCCCATCACCGCGCCGGCGGCGAGAGCGCTCTCCGAGGCGACATCGAGCCCCATCGACTCGCCGAAGCGCCGAATCGCCGGCGCCACCGTCAGGGCGGCGAAGAAGCCGTAGACCACGGTGGGCACGCCGGCGAGGATCTCGAGCACCGGCTTGAGCACCTTGCGGGCGCGATCGCTGGCGTACTCGGCCATGTAGATCGCCGACAGCAGCCCGACGGGGGCCGCCACGCTCATCGCCAGGGCGCTCACCAGAAGGGTGCCGGTGAGCAGCGGAATGGCACCGAAGGCGCCGCTGGCACCAACCTGGTCGGCGCGCAATGCGGTCTGCGGGCTCCATTCGAGGCCGAACAGGAACTCGCTCATCGGCACCCGCTGGAAGAAACGGATCGACTCGAAGAGCAGCGACAGGACGATGCCGACGGTGGTCAGGATGGCGATCGCCGAGCCCAGCATCAACAGGCCACGGACCACCCTTTCGACGCGATGGATCGCCGCCAGGCGGGGCGAGATGCGCCGGAACGCCCAGAAGAAGCCACCGCAGGCCAGCAGGGCGACGATCGACACCAGGGCCATGAAGGCGGTGCGACGCAGCCGGCTGTAGTGATCCGCCGCCGCCTGCAGGGCGGGATCGACCTCGCGGCTGACGATGTTGCCGGAGGCGAGATTTTTGATGTCGTTGACCAGCAGCCCGAGGCGCGCGTCGTCGAGCTCGCGACTCTCCTCGGGCAGGGCCTCGATGGTCATGCGCTCGACCACCGCCGGCTCCAGGGAGATCCAGCAGAGGACCAACAGCAGGGCTGGCAGGGCGCACCAGAGGGCGGCGTAGAGGCCGTAGTAGCCGGGCAGCGAGTGCAGGTCCCGGACGCTCGAAGCACCGGCCAGAGCGCGGCTGCGGCCCAGGCGATGGGCCACCACCGAGAACGCCAGCAGGGCGACGAGGAGCAGCAGAATCTTCATGGTGGGAGATCGAAGGGAAGGGCGGTCCACCAGGGACCGCCCTTCGCCCGAAGGAATCGCTTAGCGACCGACGTTGCTCGACAGGGTGAGACCCGCCTGCTTGACACCGGCATACTCACCGCTCGGCAGCGGAATCAGACCGAGCTCGGAGAGGTAGCCCTCGTCGCCCATGGCGCCGGAGCTGGTGAACTCCTTGACGAAGTCACGGATGCCGGGGATGACATCGGCGTGAGCGTTCTTGACATAGAAAAAGAGCGGACGCGACACCGGGTAGGACTGGTCGGAGATGTTGTCGAAGGTGGGAACCACGCCATCGACCTTGCTGCCCTGGATTTTGTCGCGGTTCTGGTCGAGGAAGCTGAAGCCGAAGACGCCGAGGGCGTTGGGGTTGGCCTCGAGCTTCTGCACGATCAGGTTGTCGTTCTCGCCGGCCTCGACGTAGGCGCCGTCCTCACGGACGCCGTGGCAGATGGCCTTGTAGCGGTTCTTGTCCTGCTTCTTGAGGGCCTTGATCCAGTCGAACTTCTTGCAGCCGCCCTCCATCGCCAGCTCGGCGAAGGCGTCGCGGGTGCCGGAGGTCGGCGGCGGGCCGAGGACCTCGATCTTGACGTTCGGCAGCGACGGGTCGACATCGCTCCACTTCTTGTAGGGATTGGCCTTCAGCTTGCCGTCCCCGGCCGGGACCTCCTTCGCCAGGGCGAGGAAGATCTGCTTGCGAGTCAGGTCGAGCTTGGCACCCTTCTTCGAGTTGGCCACCACGATGCCGTCGTAACCGATCTTGATCTCGGTGATGTCGGTCACGCCGTTGCCCTTGCAGAGCTCGACCTCGGAGGCCTTGATCGCACGCGAGGCATTGGTGATGTCCGGGTGCTCGACGCCGACACCCGAGCAGAAGAGCTTGAGACCACCGCCGGAGCCGGTGCTCTCGACCACCGGCGTCTTGAAGGTCGACTTGCGGCCGAACTGCTCGGCCACCTTGGTCGCGAAGGGGTAAACCGTCGACGAGCCGACGATCTTGATCTGGTCGCGCTGAGCGAGCGCCGCCGGGGCCGTCCAGAAGGCGACCAAGGTGAGCAGGACGAACATCTTCTTCATCAGGGCATTCCTCCGAATCTGGGGTTCCAGAAGTTTCAGCATTGCGGATCTGCACAAGGCCCGCCGGAACAGGCGAGGGCGGACTCAGAGAGCAGCCGAACCGACGAGCGGCCCGGGCACTGAAAAAGTACTCAGAGGGGACAACGGGTTGGCGACGTGGCCGTGACCGTCCTGTGACAAGAGGAGCCGGAGCGATCCGCTCCGGCTCCTCTTGCGGTTTCTTTTCGGGGGGGCTAAAGGCGCCCCCTCACCCGCACGCACATGTCGTGCGGGCTCACCCCCATCCTCGGCGGCTTCCGCCGCCGCCCCGGGCTTCGCCCTCGGGAGCGGTGTGCTGGGTAGCACACCGCTGCTCTGGATGGTGGCCCTTAGACGAGATTGTCGAGAGTGAGCCTCTCGCCCTGACTCAACACGTCAGCCCCTTGTTGCAAGACGCGAGGTGCTACTCAGCACCTCGTGACCGAGCGCAGGAAGCGCGAGGCGGCGGCGAGAGCCGCCGAGGTCGGGGGTGAGAGCGAACGACATGTGCGTCGCCGGGCCGCGCAGGCTCGAGGGGGGCGCCTTTAGCCCCCCTTAGGAAAAGAGATGCCGGACGAAGCCGAGGGCGCGATTGAAGGGATTCGAGCGCGGCAAGAAGCCGAGCACCGGCGGCCGGCGTTGGCCCATTTCGCGCTGCAGGGCGAGCAGGCGCGGGTTTTCGGCCTCGACCGCCAAGCCCTTTTCGAGAGCCCGCCAGGCGGCGCGACGGTTGTGCACCAGCATCTCCGTGCGGGCGAGGTTGTAGTAGTTCTCGGCACGGTAGAACTCGACCTTGATGGCGTGTCGGCAGAGACGCCGGCCCTCGTGAATGCGGTTTTCCTGCAGCGCCATGCCGTAGCCGAGGTAGGAGTAGAAAACACCCGGCAGGCCTTCGTGCTTTTCGGCCAGGGCGGCCAGCACCTCGAGGCCGCGCTCCCACTCTTCAAGGCGGCAGAGATGCAGTCCGGCCTCGAGCTCCTCTTGCAGCACGGAGTCTTCTAGCACATTGGCACGGCCTTCTCGATGAGGTTCCACCGCCGGTGATTTTAGGCCACGGCTTATAGCCGAGGCAACATGACTCGCTCAGCGCCGCGCACCAGCAGGCCATGGACTGGATGCCGGCAGCGCCGGGCGGCGACTCCGGTTCGCCGCCGGAAGTCGCGCCCAACGCTCGCCCGGCGGAGTTCCGCGAGCTCCGCCGCGGTAACCCTCGCGGAGCTCGCCGACCCGTGTCCTGGTACGATCTATGGCTGCGATCGGCATCGCCGCGATCAGGCCGCGACGCTTTCCGATCCACCCCGAATCGTCATGGATCATCGCCCCGAGATCGACCAGCTCCTCAACCTCGCGGCCTCGCTGCGCCGAGACGATCTGCCGGAAGAGGCCGGCGAGCTGCTGCGCGTCGTCCTGCGCCTCGACCCCACCCATGTCGGCGCCAAGGTCGCCCTCGCCGAGGTTCGACGCAGCCAGCGTCAGGCCGATCCCAAGGGGCGACCGCCGAGCCTCCGGGAGCAGCTACGCGAGCAACTGCGGCGCCACGCCATCGACGCCGCCCAGTTTCGCGGCCTGGCCGAGATCTATCTCGAGAACAATCAACGGCAGCGCGCCGAGCAATGCCTCGAGGTGGCCCGCGCCCGGGATCTCGCCAGCCCGGGGCTGCACAAACTGCACGGCCGCTTGCTCTTCGAGGGCCGCGACTTCGCCGTCGCCGCCGAAGAGCTGGGCCACAGCCTGCGCCTCGACCCTTTCGACGGCGACGCCGCCGAGCTGCTGGGACGGGCCGAGTATGGCTGTCACGAGCTCGAGAAGGCCCTCGAAGCCACCATCCAGGCCTTTCTCTTGACGCCTCGCAACTCGGATAAGAAGAGCGAGCGTCTGCGGCGACGGATTCAAACCCTGCGCAAGGTCCTCGAGTGGGACAACCGCCAGCTCTCGCAGGCCTTCCAGGCTCGGCGCGCCCACCTGCAGATCGCCTTCGACCGCCTCGAGTGGCGCCGCGAGCGCTTTCTCGAAGAGCACGGCCTCGAGGCCGAGGATCTCGCCCCGCAGCGCCCCACTCCGCCCCCGACCACCGGCAGCCGCCTGGCGCTGGCCGGTCGCCTGCGGCGCATTCCGATGCTCGAGCACCTCGGCGACGATCAAATCTTCGAGCTCTCCGCCGCCTGCCGTAGCGAAGAGGTCGAAGCCGGCACCAGCCTCTTCCACCACGGCAGCTATGGCCGCGACATTTTCTGGCTCGAGCAGGGTGAGATCCAGATCCGGCGGGAGACCTCTTACGGCACCTTCCGCCTCGGCACGCTGCAGACCGGCGACCTGCTGGGCGAAGCCGGCTACATCACCGGCCTGGAGCGCTCCGGAACCGCCTACGCGGTCACCGCGGCGACCCTGATGCGCCTTGACGCCGACACCCTCGACCTGGTGATCGAGCGTCATCCGGAGCTCGGCGTCCAGCTCCACTGGACCTTCTGGCACGGTCTGTCGCGCAAGCTGCGCGCCACCAACGGCCAGTTGCAGAGCTTCTTCGACCCCGGCGCTCTGCCCGAGAACTTCCTGCGCCTGCGGCGCCAAGACGTGGTCGGAGCGCGCCAGGTCAAGGTCGATCCCAACGCCAAGATCCGGCTGTTTCGCGAGCAGGGCCTGTCGCGGCGCGAGCTGATGACGCTGGCCACCTTCTCGCGCGAACGCAGCTACCCCCAGGGCTCCTTCATCTTCCGCGAGGGCGACGAAGGCCAGGAGATGCACATCGTCCTCGATGGCCAGGTGATGATCTCGAAGTTCATCGCCGGCGGTGGCGACGAAGGCCTGGCCATTCTCGGCCGCGGCGAGTTCTTCGGCGAGATGTCCCTGATCGACGGCGAGCCCCGTTCCGCCGATGCCCGCCCCCACGGCGGCTCCGCCACGGTGCTCACCCTCGACCAGTCGGCGGTGCAGGAGATCCTGTCCTACGACAGCCCCGCCGCCCTCGAATTCCTGCAGCTCCTCTGCCGCTTGATCGCCCACCGCCTGCGCGAGATCGACGAGAAGGTGATTGGCTGGCGCATTCTCTCCGGCGACCGCAGCGAGAGCGTTTCGGCCTGAGGCGACCTTCGGCGCAGCGCCGACGAGGCGTCCACGGCCGCCGGCGCTGCGATAAACTCAGCCTCCTTGAAGCTCGTACTGTCCTGAGGAGAGCTCGTTCCGAGCCTTCCGTCTCAGTCTGAGGTGCAAGTCCGACAACCGCGAGAGCACCGGCGACCGGTCACCAGCCGGAAATTTCCGATGACCGTTCGAGCTTTCGCGACCCCGGCCGCAAGGCTCCTGGGCACGACCCGCACCGCAGCTTGTCTCGCACCCAAGCGTCGTACTCGCTTCGAAGGCCGGCAACGACGCCGAGCTTTCCCATCTCGGCCGCATCGCGGCCCATTGACTGTCTGAACGAGGTATCTATGATTCGACCCCTGTCGCTCTTCGACCGACGGCTCCTGGTCCTGGCGGCCGCCCTGCTCCTGGCGCTGCCGGCGGTCTCCCAGGACCTCGCCTCCTTCGAAAAGAAGACCACCGTCCACACCCTCGACAACGGCTGGACCTTCCTGATCGTCGAACGGCCGACGGCACCGGTCTTCTCCTTCGCGACCATCGTCAAGGTGGGCTCGGCACAAGAGCTTCCCGGCATCACCGGGCTGGCTCACATGTTCGAGCACATGGCCTTCAAGGGCACCCGCGAGATCGGCACCACCGACTACGATGCCGAAGCCAAGGCCCTCGAGGCCCTCGAAGCCGCCTATCTCGCCTGGCAGGACGAGCGCCTGTCCGGCAAGGCCGACGAGGCGCGCCTGGCAGAGCTCGAGAAAGCCTTCAAGGAGCGTCAGGAGGAGGCCC contains:
- a CDS encoding PstS family phosphate ABC transporter substrate-binding protein, whose translation is MKKMFVLLTLVAFWTAPAALAQRDQIKIVGSSTVYPFATKVAEQFGRKSTFKTPVVESTGSGGGLKLFCSGVGVEHPDITNASRAIKASEVELCKGNGVTDITEIKIGYDGIVVANSKKGAKLDLTRKQIFLALAKEVPAGDGKLKANPYKKWSDVDPSLPNVKIEVLGPPPTSGTRDAFAELAMEGGCKKFDWIKALKKQDKNRYKAICHGVREDGAYVEAGENDNLIVQKLEANPNALGVFGFSFLDQNRDKIQGSKVDGVVPTFDNISDQSYPVSRPLFFYVKNAHADVIPGIRDFVKEFTSSGAMGDEGYLSELGLIPLPSGEYAGVKQAGLTLSSNVGR
- the pstC gene encoding phosphate ABC transporter permease subunit PstC, whose amino-acid sequence is MKILLLLVALLAFSVVAHRLGRSRALAGASSVRDLHSLPGYYGLYAALWCALPALLLVLCWISLEPAVVERMTIEALPEESRELDDARLGLLVNDIKNLASGNIVSREVDPALQAAADHYSRLRRTAFMALVSIVALLACGGFFWAFRRISPRLAAIHRVERVVRGLLMLGSAIAILTTVGIVLSLLFESIRFFQRVPMSEFLFGLEWSPQTALRADQVGASGAFGAIPLLTGTLLVSALAMSVAAPVGLLSAIYMAEYASDRARKVLKPVLEILAGVPTVVYGFFAALTVAPAIRRFGESMGLDVASESALAAGAVMGVMIIPFVSSLSDDVITAVPRGLREASYGLGATQNETIRRVVFPAALPGIVGGLLLAVSRAIGETMIVVMAAGLAANLTINPLEAVTTVTVQIVTLLVGDQEFESAKTLSAFALGLLLFIVTLVLNVIALRVVRKYREQYD
- the phoU gene encoding phosphate signaling complex protein PhoU, with the translated sequence MERHLDQQLEEIRQNLLRMGGLIEQMIDKANRALVERDEALIADVITTDQEVDQIEMDLDEACLATMARNQPTAVDLRFLVAVIKITNDLERVGDSAVNIVQSARRLNEEPPLKPYIDLPRMSEMTQRMIRESLDAFSTRNTELAVKVCQDDDAIDAVYRQLFRELLTFMIEDPKTVSRCLHLLLIARNLERIADHATNIAENVIYYVEGRDVRHSLAKSSTGTVG
- the pstB gene encoding phosphate ABC transporter ATP-binding protein PstB — translated: MQQIISDGNAETPSVPPLVEDEQQSATRPDIESPIFDVRDLSLHYGDKQALHEISLQIPEKQITAFIGPSGCGKSTLLRCLNRLNDLVDIARIEGQVLFEGVDLYSPDIDVYLLRKRIGMVFQKSNPFPKSIWENVAYGCKLQGISKKSELDDIVEKSLRGAALWDEVKDRLEDSALGLSGGQQQRLCIARAIAVEPEVILLDEPCSALDPIATAKVEELMQELKNDYTQVIVTHNMQQASRVSDYTAFLYLGDLIEYGPTDKLFVKPMKQQTEDYITGRFG
- the pstA gene encoding phosphate ABC transporter permease PstA — encoded protein: MTEPSATLRHPLLQTDAIAARMKKRYAAEKRFRLLCMLAIAAAVLFLILLFGDILRKGYTAFLQTEVRFDDLYFDPTLLDPLGTGSEESLRAGEYVALWRQPIKAQFQPEGRQARRQLYGLVSGGAEFELRDRVLADPSLVGQQMSVWLPASDDVDMLLKGHISRDLPEDERTVTDQQIAWIDQLASEGRIVRRFNTRFFTSGDSRDPEMAGILGAVIGSGLTLMVTLVLSFPIGVAAAIYLEELAPKNRWTDLIEVNINNLAAVPSIVFGLLGLAVFLNFFGLPRSAPLVGGMVLSLMTLPTIIIAARTAIKAVPPSIREAAYGLGASRLQVIQHHVLPLALPGILTGTIIGMAQALGETAPLLMIGMVAFIADLPSGPFDPATVLPVQIFLWSDIPERAFVERTSAAILVLLGFLISMNAFAVWLRRRTERRW
- a CDS encoding cyclic nucleotide-binding domain-containing protein; translation: MDHRPEIDQLLNLAASLRRDDLPEEAGELLRVVLRLDPTHVGAKVALAEVRRSQRQADPKGRPPSLREQLREQLRRHAIDAAQFRGLAEIYLENNQRQRAEQCLEVARARDLASPGLHKLHGRLLFEGRDFAVAAEELGHSLRLDPFDGDAAELLGRAEYGCHELEKALEATIQAFLLTPRNSDKKSERLRRRIQTLRKVLEWDNRQLSQAFQARRAHLQIAFDRLEWRRERFLEEHGLEAEDLAPQRPTPPPTTGSRLALAGRLRRIPMLEHLGDDQIFELSAACRSEEVEAGTSLFHHGSYGRDIFWLEQGEIQIRRETSYGTFRLGTLQTGDLLGEAGYITGLERSGTAYAVTAATLMRLDADTLDLVIERHPELGVQLHWTFWHGLSRKLRATNGQLQSFFDPGALPENFLRLRRQDVVGARQVKVDPNAKIRLFREQGLSRRELMTLATFSRERSYPQGSFIFREGDEGQEMHIVLDGQVMISKFIAGGGDEGLAILGRGEFFGEMSLIDGEPRSADARPHGGSATVLTLDQSAVQEILSYDSPAALEFLQLLCRLIAHRLREIDEKVIGWRILSGDRSESVSA
- a CDS encoding porin; amino-acid sequence: MKAMFMRSARLAGAALCTLLMVAPAQADDWVSKWSNGHKIENSEKGHKLKFGGRIMADYSFADADEVSSSVEDGFEFRRARLFFSGTIYERVEFKAQYDFAGGDANIRDLYIGIKNEWGSIRFGHQFEPFSLQALTSSKYIAFLERALPVEAFSPGRNSGVRLHGSQGDTLNWGVGAFYDADSFGDSTDEDRVNVTGRIGFRPFYQDKGARMLHLGVAATVKDTESTLRFRSRPEAHLSDRFVNTGNFAADGATLLGGELAGVFGPFWFSGEYMQADADAPAVGDPTFDGYYVQAGYYLTGEHRRFKPSGGAFDRQKPKNIFGKDSGVGAWEIAARISSLDLNDGAVTGGEIDNYSLALNWYLNPATRMMINYVHADVDTVGEADFILLRWSLDF